One segment of Cardiocondyla obscurior isolate alpha-2009 linkage group LG15, Cobs3.1, whole genome shotgun sequence DNA contains the following:
- the LOC139108500 gene encoding uncharacterized protein isoform X1, which yields MENTTYRTNELGSAGMPDLATSFFTSLIIGAVVLSIYYVSRLLRSRQDSQKTTYYMGNNEVTPPPCEYLPPSAEISMQPRDVNKRAKNKKRREAPQERSHPWNIGTLKGHTGLVNDMNFSSNGRYLASCADDENLRETRKHVQSYESHICKTRESKKKASSSLQADREGSQSFPRREDKAGERSSRSKNRGSSLFSVQHNMVSEEASSLEVFSSDTSSNDDIPDESQHQSMYHSDVSTSMLSVVNNYTLTPQEMFDRGYPFEPAVFPGYVMINNVLYPTNPKTESDSGQYSNSSSSDNSEQESSSDNEKNFDAGNDLDGVKRSSETENRSENKKRYDSESSSDNEKSSENEKSCDSESGFDSEKSSKNKKSCDRKSCSKDKSSSEDEITLDEEIDVGACAILERTCVRCKKIFYADRNGEYLNEEPCIYHSGKLYNRNTNDSWYYTCCNQGRSSRGCTEWKMHVWTGLVPGMNGPLPGYVHTVPSPVFLSDGDYGIYAMDCEMCYTLQGLELAKVTVVNLYGQIVYDTLVKPSSKILDYNTKFSGITEEMMIAVTKTLPEVQRDLLKFVHAETILMGHDLGNDFRALRMVHKNVVDTSALFPHHYGLPYRIGLKTLARTVLNRRIQEKTHSSIEDAQVVVDIVLRKVQYDWHQQQQSLA from the exons CGACGTACTACATGGGCAATAATGAAGTCACTCCACCGCCTTGCGAGTATTTGCCACCATCAGCAGAAATATCAATGCAGCCTCGCGACGTTAACAAGCGCGCAAAGAACAAGAAACGTCGAGAGGCCCCGCAAGAACGGTCTCACCCTTGGAACATCGGTACGCTAAAAGGACACACCGGACTAGTGAACGACATGAACTTTTCCAGCAATGGCAGATATCTCGCGAGCTGTGCCGATG ATGAGAATTTGCGAGAGACGAGAAAGCATGTCCAGTCTTACGAGAGCCATATCTGTAAGACAAGAGAGTCCAAGAAGAAGGCATCTTCGTCGCTGCAAGCAGACCGCGAAGGGTCGCAGAGCTTCCCACGTCGCGAAGATAAAGCGGGGGAAAGGTCGTCCAGGAGCAAAAATCGAGGGTCCTCGCTGTTTTCTGTACAGCACAATATGGTGTCGGAGGAGGCGTCTTCGCTCGAGGTGTTCAGCAGCGACACATCCAGCAATGACGATATCCCGGATGAGAGTCAGCATCAATCGATGTACCACAGCGACGTATCTACCAGCATGTTATCCGTGGTAAACAACTACACGCTGACACCGCAAGAAATGTTCGATCGCGGTTATCCCTTCGAACCAGCTGTCTTTCCGGGATACGTGATGATTAACAACGTGCTGTATCCCACGAATCCGAAGACCGAAAGTGACAGCGGACAGTACAGCAATTCCAGTTCGTCTGACAATTCCGAGCAGGAGAGCTCGTCCGATAACGAAAAGAACTTTGACGCTGGAAACGATCTCGACGGAGTGAAAAGGAGCTCGGAGACTGAGAACAGATCCGAGAATAAGAAGAGATACGACAGCGAGAGCAGCTCCGACAATGAGAAAAGCTCCGAAAACGAGAAGAGCTGTGACAGCGAGAGCGGCTTCGACAGCGAGAAAAGTTCGAAGAACAAGAAGAGCTGCGATAGAAAGAGCTGTTCCAAGGACAAAAGCAGCTCCGAAGACGAGATAACCTTGGACGAAGAAATCGACGTGGGTGCCTGTGCGATACTGGAGAGAACGTGTGTCAGAtgcaaaaagatattttacgcCGATCGAAACGGCGAATATCTGAACGAGGAGCCTTGCATCTACCACTCCGGCAAGCTGTACAATCGCAATACCAACGACAGCTGGTATTACACGTGCTGCAACCAAGGCAGATCATCGCGCGGTTGCACCGAATGGAAGATGCACGTTTGGACCGGCCTGGTGCCTGGGATGAACGGGCCTCTCCCAGGTTACGTACACACCGTGCCATCTCCGGTGTTCTTATCGGACGGCGACTACGGTATCTACGCGATGGATTGCGAGATGTGCTACACGCTGCAGGGTCTGGAGCTCGCCAAAGTGACCGTTGTCAACTTGTACGGTCAGATCGTGTACGATACGCTCGTCAAGCCGAGCTCTAAGATCCTCGACTACAACACCAAGTTCAGCGGCATTACGGAGGAGATGATGATTGCCGTCACGAAGACTCTTCCAGAGGTGCAGAGGGACCTCCTGAAATTCGTTCATGCCGAGACGATTCTGATGGGCCACGATCTCGGTAATGATTTCAGAGCGCTACGCATGGTCCATAAAAACGTAGTCGATACTAGCGCGCTGTTCCCGCATCACTACGGCTTGCCGTATCGTATAGGCCTAAAGACTTTGGCACGCACAGTTCTCAATCGGAGGATACAAGAGAAGACCCACAGCTCCATCGAGGACGCCCAGGTCGTCGTAGATATCGTATTGCGGAAGGTTCAATACGATTGGCATCAACAACAGCAATCTCTTGCTTAA
- the LOC139108500 gene encoding uncharacterized protein isoform X2: MSGHRRRRMRSRAPKLPCGPRVISTYYMGNNEVTPPPCEYLPPSAEISMQPRDVNKRAKNKKRREAPQERSHPWNIGTLKGHTGLVNDMNFSSNGRYLASCADDENLRETRKHVQSYESHICKTRESKKKASSSLQADREGSQSFPRREDKAGERSSRSKNRGSSLFSVQHNMVSEEASSLEVFSSDTSSNDDIPDESQHQSMYHSDVSTSMLSVVNNYTLTPQEMFDRGYPFEPAVFPGYVMINNVLYPTNPKTESDSGQYSNSSSSDNSEQESSSDNEKNFDAGNDLDGVKRSSETENRSENKKRYDSESSSDNEKSSENEKSCDSESGFDSEKSSKNKKSCDRKSCSKDKSSSEDEITLDEEIDVGACAILERTCVRCKKIFYADRNGEYLNEEPCIYHSGKLYNRNTNDSWYYTCCNQGRSSRGCTEWKMHVWTGLVPGMNGPLPGYVHTVPSPVFLSDGDYGIYAMDCEMCYTLQGLELAKVTVVNLYGQIVYDTLVKPSSKILDYNTKFSGITEEMMIAVTKTLPEVQRDLLKFVHAETILMGHDLGNDFRALRMVHKNVVDTSALFPHHYGLPYRIGLKTLARTVLNRRIQEKTHSSIEDAQVVVDIVLRKVQYDWHQQQQSLA, from the exons CGACGTACTACATGGGCAATAATGAAGTCACTCCACCGCCTTGCGAGTATTTGCCACCATCAGCAGAAATATCAATGCAGCCTCGCGACGTTAACAAGCGCGCAAAGAACAAGAAACGTCGAGAGGCCCCGCAAGAACGGTCTCACCCTTGGAACATCGGTACGCTAAAAGGACACACCGGACTAGTGAACGACATGAACTTTTCCAGCAATGGCAGATATCTCGCGAGCTGTGCCGATG ATGAGAATTTGCGAGAGACGAGAAAGCATGTCCAGTCTTACGAGAGCCATATCTGTAAGACAAGAGAGTCCAAGAAGAAGGCATCTTCGTCGCTGCAAGCAGACCGCGAAGGGTCGCAGAGCTTCCCACGTCGCGAAGATAAAGCGGGGGAAAGGTCGTCCAGGAGCAAAAATCGAGGGTCCTCGCTGTTTTCTGTACAGCACAATATGGTGTCGGAGGAGGCGTCTTCGCTCGAGGTGTTCAGCAGCGACACATCCAGCAATGACGATATCCCGGATGAGAGTCAGCATCAATCGATGTACCACAGCGACGTATCTACCAGCATGTTATCCGTGGTAAACAACTACACGCTGACACCGCAAGAAATGTTCGATCGCGGTTATCCCTTCGAACCAGCTGTCTTTCCGGGATACGTGATGATTAACAACGTGCTGTATCCCACGAATCCGAAGACCGAAAGTGACAGCGGACAGTACAGCAATTCCAGTTCGTCTGACAATTCCGAGCAGGAGAGCTCGTCCGATAACGAAAAGAACTTTGACGCTGGAAACGATCTCGACGGAGTGAAAAGGAGCTCGGAGACTGAGAACAGATCCGAGAATAAGAAGAGATACGACAGCGAGAGCAGCTCCGACAATGAGAAAAGCTCCGAAAACGAGAAGAGCTGTGACAGCGAGAGCGGCTTCGACAGCGAGAAAAGTTCGAAGAACAAGAAGAGCTGCGATAGAAAGAGCTGTTCCAAGGACAAAAGCAGCTCCGAAGACGAGATAACCTTGGACGAAGAAATCGACGTGGGTGCCTGTGCGATACTGGAGAGAACGTGTGTCAGAtgcaaaaagatattttacgcCGATCGAAACGGCGAATATCTGAACGAGGAGCCTTGCATCTACCACTCCGGCAAGCTGTACAATCGCAATACCAACGACAGCTGGTATTACACGTGCTGCAACCAAGGCAGATCATCGCGCGGTTGCACCGAATGGAAGATGCACGTTTGGACCGGCCTGGTGCCTGGGATGAACGGGCCTCTCCCAGGTTACGTACACACCGTGCCATCTCCGGTGTTCTTATCGGACGGCGACTACGGTATCTACGCGATGGATTGCGAGATGTGCTACACGCTGCAGGGTCTGGAGCTCGCCAAAGTGACCGTTGTCAACTTGTACGGTCAGATCGTGTACGATACGCTCGTCAAGCCGAGCTCTAAGATCCTCGACTACAACACCAAGTTCAGCGGCATTACGGAGGAGATGATGATTGCCGTCACGAAGACTCTTCCAGAGGTGCAGAGGGACCTCCTGAAATTCGTTCATGCCGAGACGATTCTGATGGGCCACGATCTCGGTAATGATTTCAGAGCGCTACGCATGGTCCATAAAAACGTAGTCGATACTAGCGCGCTGTTCCCGCATCACTACGGCTTGCCGTATCGTATAGGCCTAAAGACTTTGGCACGCACAGTTCTCAATCGGAGGATACAAGAGAAGACCCACAGCTCCATCGAGGACGCCCAGGTCGTCGTAGATATCGTATTGCGGAAGGTTCAATACGATTGGCATCAACAACAGCAATCTCTTGCTTAA